Proteins encoded in a region of the Streptomyces sp. NBC_01471 genome:
- a CDS encoding ATP-binding cassette domain-containing protein: MTERTTPLVELDRVSKFYGNIKALEEVSLVVHAGEISCVLGDNGAGKSTLIKIISGLHGHDAGRFLIDGDETRLGKPREALDRGIATVYQDLAVVPLMPVWRNFFLGSEPTKGAGPLKRLDVRLMRETTRSALLGMGIDLRDVDQPIGTLSGGERQCVAIARAVHFGAKVLVLDEPTAALGVKQSGVVLKYVAAARDAGLGVVLITHNPHHAYLVGDRFVLLKRGAMFGSHSKDRISLDELTRQMAGGSELEELSHELRRAPRPGDPGPGGPGPDKTDGNPAGDAS, from the coding sequence ATGACGGAGCGGACCACACCCCTGGTGGAACTCGACCGCGTCAGCAAGTTCTACGGGAACATCAAGGCCCTCGAAGAGGTCTCCCTCGTCGTGCACGCGGGCGAGATCTCCTGTGTGCTCGGTGACAACGGCGCCGGCAAGTCGACCCTGATCAAGATCATCTCCGGGCTGCACGGGCACGACGCGGGCCGCTTCCTGATCGACGGCGACGAGACGCGTCTCGGCAAGCCGCGCGAGGCGCTGGACCGCGGCATCGCCACCGTCTACCAGGACCTCGCGGTCGTCCCGCTCATGCCGGTCTGGCGGAACTTCTTCCTCGGCTCCGAGCCGACGAAGGGCGCGGGCCCCCTCAAACGCCTCGACGTCCGGCTGATGCGCGAGACGACCCGCTCCGCGCTGCTGGGCATGGGCATCGACCTGCGCGACGTCGACCAGCCCATCGGCACGCTCTCCGGCGGCGAGCGCCAGTGCGTGGCCATTGCCCGCGCCGTCCACTTCGGGGCGAAGGTGCTGGTCCTCGACGAGCCCACCGCCGCGCTCGGGGTGAAGCAGTCCGGGGTGGTGCTGAAGTACGTCGCGGCGGCCCGGGACGCCGGACTCGGCGTGGTCCTCATCACGCACAACCCGCACCACGCCTATCTGGTCGGTGACCGCTTCGTGCTGCTGAAGCGCGGCGCCATGTTCGGCAGCCACAGCAAGGACCGGATCAGCCTGGACGAGCTCACCCGGCAGATGGCGGGCGGCAGTGAGCTGGAGGAGCTCAGCCACGAGCTCCGGCGGGCGCCGCGCCCCGGCGATCCGGGCCCCGGCGGTCCCGGACCCGACAAGACGGACGGAAACCCCGCCGGGGACGCCTCCTGA
- a CDS encoding ABC transporter permease has translation MSTATQVPDERLLRPSLLRRLLGRPELGSVVGAVAVFVFFSFAADSFLRPSSLSTVLYAASTLGIMAVPVALLMIGGEFDLSAGVLVTSSALISSMFSYQMTANVWVGVGVSLLVTLAIGVFNGFMLTRTRLPSFIITLGTFLMLTGLNLGFTKLISGTVSTKSIGNMEGFPSAQKVFASQLTIGDVNLKVTLLWWAALIAVATWVLLRTRAGNWIFAVGGNDDAARAVGVPVVKTRIGLYMGVAFAAWISGQHLLFSYDVVQSGEGVGNELTYIIAAVIGGCLITGGYGSAIGSAVGAFIFGMTSKGIVYAEWNPDWFKFFLGAMLLLAALLNAWVRKRAEASR, from the coding sequence ATGAGCACCGCCACCCAGGTGCCCGACGAACGGCTGCTGCGGCCCTCGCTGCTGCGCCGCCTGCTCGGCCGCCCCGAGCTGGGCTCGGTCGTCGGCGCCGTCGCCGTCTTCGTCTTCTTCTCGTTCGCCGCGGACAGCTTCCTGCGGCCCTCCAGCCTCTCCACCGTGCTGTACGCGGCGTCGACCCTGGGGATCATGGCCGTACCGGTGGCGCTGCTGATGATCGGCGGCGAGTTCGACCTGTCGGCCGGGGTCCTGGTGACCAGCTCGGCGCTGATCTCCTCGATGTTCAGCTACCAGATGACCGCGAACGTCTGGGTCGGCGTCGGTGTCTCACTGCTGGTCACGCTCGCCATCGGCGTCTTCAACGGCTTCATGCTGACCCGCACCAGACTCCCCAGCTTCATCATCACGCTGGGCACCTTCCTGATGCTGACCGGGCTCAACCTCGGCTTCACCAAGCTGATCAGCGGCACCGTGTCGACGAAGTCCATCGGCAACATGGAGGGCTTCCCGTCGGCGCAGAAGGTCTTCGCCTCCCAGCTGACCATCGGCGACGTCAACCTCAAGGTCACCCTTCTGTGGTGGGCGGCGCTGATCGCCGTGGCGACCTGGGTGCTGCTGCGCACCCGCGCCGGAAACTGGATCTTCGCGGTCGGCGGCAACGACGACGCGGCCCGCGCGGTCGGCGTCCCGGTCGTCAAGACCCGGATCGGCCTCTACATGGGGGTGGCCTTCGCGGCCTGGATCTCCGGTCAGCACCTGCTCTTCAGCTACGACGTGGTGCAGTCCGGCGAGGGCGTCGGCAACGAGCTGACGTACATCATCGCGGCCGTCATCGGCGGCTGCCTGATCACCGGCGGCTACGGTTCGGCGATCGGCTCCGCGGTCGGCGCGTTCATCTTCGGCATGACCAGCAAGGGCATCGTGTACGCGGAGTGGAACCCGGACTGGTTCAAGTTCTTCCTGGGAGCGATGCTGCTCCTGGCCGCCCTGCTCAATGCCTGGGTGCGCAAGCGAGCGGAGGCGTCGCGATGA
- a CDS encoding sugar ABC transporter substrate-binding protein, with translation MARVRTWVSGALALALGLSLAGCSSTGGKRAEERASRAAAVGKAAVNTPRWKFAMVTHSGDGDTFWDIVQKGSQQAAAKDNVTFLYSHSEEGQQQAQLVQTAIDQKVDGLIVTLAKPDSMKAVVQKAEKAGIPVITVNSGSEESKKFGALTHIGQDETIAGQAVGDELNKRGRKKALCILHEQGNVGHEQRCAGAKKNFHGTMENLYVDGTNMPDVQSSIEAKLQADPSIDSVVTLGAPFADAAVQAKDTAGSKAEIDTFDLNAKVASALRKGTLGFAVDQQPYLQGYEAVDLLWLYKYNRNVLGGGRPVLTGPQVITKQDAGALAAYTQRGTR, from the coding sequence GTGGCAAGGGTACGAACCTGGGTCAGCGGGGCGCTGGCGCTAGCGCTGGGGCTGTCCCTGGCGGGATGCAGCAGCACCGGCGGCAAGCGGGCCGAGGAGCGGGCGTCACGGGCCGCGGCCGTCGGCAAGGCGGCGGTGAACACCCCCCGCTGGAAGTTCGCGATGGTCACCCACTCGGGCGACGGCGACACCTTCTGGGACATCGTCCAGAAGGGCTCCCAGCAGGCCGCCGCCAAGGACAACGTGACCTTCCTCTACTCGCACAGCGAGGAGGGCCAGCAGCAGGCCCAGCTGGTGCAGACCGCGATCGACCAGAAGGTGGACGGGCTGATCGTCACCCTCGCCAAGCCCGACTCGATGAAGGCCGTCGTGCAGAAGGCCGAGAAGGCCGGCATCCCGGTGATCACCGTGAACTCCGGCTCCGAGGAGTCCAAGAAGTTCGGCGCGCTCACCCACATCGGCCAGGACGAGACGATCGCGGGCCAGGCCGTCGGCGACGAGCTCAACAAGCGCGGCCGCAAGAAGGCCCTCTGCATCCTGCACGAGCAGGGCAACGTGGGCCACGAGCAGCGGTGCGCCGGAGCCAAGAAGAACTTCCACGGCACGATGGAGAACCTGTACGTCGACGGCACCAACATGCCCGACGTCCAGTCCTCCATCGAGGCCAAGCTCCAGGCCGACCCCTCCATCGACTCCGTCGTCACCCTCGGCGCACCCTTCGCCGACGCCGCCGTCCAGGCCAAGGACACCGCGGGCAGCAAGGCCGAGATCGACACCTTCGACCTGAACGCCAAGGTCGCCTCCGCCCTGCGGAAGGGCACCCTCGGCTTCGCCGTGGACCAGCAGCCGTACCTCCAGGGGTACGAGGCGGTCGACCTGCTCTGGCTCTACAAGTACAACCGCAACGTCCTCGGCGGCGGCCGCCCGGTCCTCACCGGGCCCCAGGTCATCACCAAGCAGGACGCGGGTGCGCTGGCCGCCTACACCCAGCGGGGGACCCGATGA
- a CDS encoding GntR family transcriptional regulator yields MSKPAADPALSIELGVDRSSPVPLYYQLAQQLESAIERGRLVPGSLLGNEIDLAGRLGLSRPTVRQAIQSLVDKGLLVRRRGVGTQVVHSQVRRPLELSSLYDDLLAAGQRPTTRVLRNETVPATAEAAAALAVPEGSQVRYVERLRLAYGEPMAYLRNYLPEGLPELDTPRLEATGLYRLLRAAGITLHSARQTVGARAATAGEGIRLAEPEGAPLLTMERTTYDSTGRAVEFGTHTYRASRYSFEFQLLVRQ; encoded by the coding sequence GTGTCCAAACCCGCGGCCGACCCCGCCCTCAGCATCGAGCTCGGCGTGGACCGCAGCAGCCCGGTCCCGCTGTACTACCAGCTCGCCCAGCAGCTGGAGTCGGCCATCGAGCGGGGCAGGCTCGTCCCGGGCAGCCTGCTGGGCAACGAGATCGACCTCGCGGGGCGGCTCGGCCTGTCTCGCCCCACCGTCCGCCAGGCCATCCAGTCGCTGGTCGACAAGGGGCTGCTGGTGCGCCGCAGGGGTGTCGGCACCCAGGTGGTGCACAGCCAGGTCAGGCGCCCCCTCGAACTGAGCAGCCTCTACGACGACCTGCTCGCCGCAGGACAGCGGCCCACCACCCGGGTCCTGCGCAACGAGACCGTTCCCGCGACGGCCGAGGCCGCCGCCGCGCTCGCGGTGCCCGAGGGCAGCCAGGTCCGGTACGTCGAGCGGCTGCGGCTCGCGTACGGCGAGCCGATGGCGTACCTCCGCAACTACCTGCCCGAAGGGCTGCCCGAGCTGGACACACCGCGGCTGGAGGCCACCGGCCTGTACCGGCTGCTGCGCGCCGCGGGGATCACCCTGCACAGCGCCCGCCAGACGGTGGGCGCGCGGGCCGCGACCGCCGGGGAAGGCATACGGCTCGCGGAGCCCGAGGGGGCTCCGCTGCTGACGATGGAGCGCACCACGTACGACTCCACCGGACGGGCCGTCGAATTCGGCACGCACACCTACCGCGCCTCGCGGTACTCCTTCGAGTTCCAGCTGCTGGTACGTCAGTGA
- a CDS encoding Gfo/Idh/MocA family oxidoreductase, with product MRIGLIGTGRIGSFHARVLSGHRDVGALVVADTDEARATEVARQTGATAAPSVDEVFARGVDAVVIASATSSHAALIGRAARAGLPVFCEKPVAIDLPGTLAALREVEAAGTVLQLGFMRRFDAGYAAARERVRSGSLGRLHTVRALTSDPAPPPAAYLPLSGGLFRDCLVHDFDMVRWVTGREVAEVYATGSDAGPAMFREAGDVDTAAALLTLDDGTLVTATATRCNGAGYDVRMELAGESDQIAVGLGDRTPLTSAEPQGPPPADRPWPGFLERFAPAYEAELDAFLRVARGELANPCDGREALAALRIAEACELSRRERRPVRTDEPPTG from the coding sequence ATGCGTATCGGACTCATCGGGACGGGCCGTATCGGTTCCTTCCACGCGAGGGTGCTCAGCGGCCACCGGGACGTCGGCGCGCTGGTGGTGGCCGACACCGATGAGGCGCGCGCCACCGAGGTCGCCCGGCAGACCGGCGCGACCGCCGCCCCTTCGGTCGACGAGGTCTTCGCCCGGGGCGTGGACGCGGTCGTCATCGCTTCGGCGACCTCCTCGCACGCCGCTCTGATCGGCAGGGCCGCCCGCGCCGGGCTGCCGGTCTTCTGCGAGAAGCCGGTCGCCATCGATCTGCCCGGCACACTGGCGGCGCTGCGGGAGGTCGAGGCGGCGGGCACCGTGCTGCAGCTCGGCTTCATGCGCCGCTTCGACGCCGGGTACGCGGCGGCGCGCGAGCGGGTGCGGTCGGGTTCGCTGGGCCGGCTGCACACCGTCCGCGCACTCACCTCCGACCCCGCGCCGCCGCCCGCCGCGTATCTGCCGCTCTCCGGCGGGCTGTTCCGCGACTGCCTGGTGCACGACTTCGACATGGTGCGCTGGGTGACCGGGCGCGAGGTGGCCGAGGTGTACGCGACCGGGTCGGACGCGGGGCCCGCGATGTTCCGCGAGGCCGGTGACGTGGACACGGCGGCCGCGCTGCTCACGCTGGACGACGGGACGCTGGTCACCGCGACCGCCACCCGGTGCAACGGCGCGGGCTACGACGTCCGGATGGAGCTGGCCGGGGAGTCGGACCAGATCGCGGTGGGGCTCGGCGACCGGACACCCCTCACCTCGGCCGAACCGCAGGGCCCGCCCCCCGCTGACCGGCCGTGGCCCGGCTTCCTGGAACGGTTCGCGCCGGCCTACGAGGCCGAGCTCGACGCCTTCCTGCGGGTGGCGCGGGGTGAGCTGGCCAATCCGTGCGACGGCCGGGAGGCGCTGGCCGCGCTGCGCATCGCGGAGGCGTGCGAGCTGTCCCGGCGTGAGCGCCGCCCGGTCCGCACGGACGAGCCGCCCACCGGCTGA
- a CDS encoding PaaI family thioesterase: MSELDLDLARRTLDAQPFSRLLGARITGFGGGAAVLELDVRDELLQQNGFLHGGVLAYAADNALTFAAGTTLGAAVLTGGFSIQYVRPGAGRTLVARAEVVHTGRRQATVRCDLVMVRDDGEEALCAVAQGTVLSAAAPPA, encoded by the coding sequence ATGAGCGAACTCGACCTGGACCTGGCGCGCCGCACACTCGACGCGCAGCCGTTCAGCCGTCTGCTGGGGGCGCGCATCACCGGGTTCGGCGGCGGCGCGGCCGTCCTGGAGCTGGACGTCCGCGACGAACTGCTCCAGCAGAACGGCTTTCTGCACGGGGGAGTGCTGGCGTACGCGGCGGACAACGCCCTCACCTTCGCGGCCGGGACCACCCTGGGTGCTGCCGTGCTGACCGGCGGCTTCTCCATCCAGTACGTACGTCCCGGCGCGGGCCGCACCCTCGTCGCCCGCGCCGAGGTGGTGCACACCGGGCGCCGCCAGGCCACGGTCCGCTGCGACCTGGTCATGGTGCGGGACGACGGTGAGGAGGCGCTGTGCGCCGTGGCACAGGGGACCGTGCTCTCCGCCGCCGCACCACCGGCCTGA
- a CDS encoding cytochrome P450, with the protein MTLIDLRPDTEAFNADPYPYYEKMRAAGPVHRVRTQDADGVWLVVGHEEARAALNDPRLTKDPRKTPGWEDVSGGIYSNMLDTDPPHHTRLRKLVAREFTARRVQALRPRVQEITDACLDRMLAAPERTADLVDSLAFPLPMTVICELFGVPDLDRASFRVWSNELIGPTGGDQESAAARSMSAYLVSLIEAKREQPGDDLLSALIRARDEDGDQLSAQELVGMAFLLLVAGHETTVNLISNGIRALLAHPEQLAALRADMSLLDGAVEEMLRYDGPVETATYRHAAEPLRIGSADIAAGEPVLVSLGSADRDPARFPDAGRFDIRRAPQGHLAFGHGIHFCLGAPLARMEGRIAVRTLLERCPGLALDMDGGAYTWIPGLLMHGVRKLPVRW; encoded by the coding sequence ATGACGCTGATCGATCTGCGGCCGGACACCGAGGCCTTCAACGCCGATCCGTATCCGTACTACGAGAAGATGCGCGCCGCCGGACCGGTGCACCGCGTCCGCACCCAGGATGCGGACGGCGTCTGGCTGGTCGTCGGCCACGAGGAGGCGCGGGCGGCGCTCAACGATCCCAGGCTGACCAAGGACCCCCGGAAGACGCCCGGCTGGGAGGACGTGTCGGGCGGCATCTACTCCAACATGCTGGACACCGACCCGCCGCACCACACCCGGCTGCGCAAGCTGGTGGCACGGGAGTTCACCGCGCGCCGGGTGCAGGCGCTGCGCCCCCGCGTGCAGGAGATCACCGACGCCTGCCTCGACAGGATGCTGGCGGCCCCGGAGCGCACGGCCGACCTGGTGGACTCGCTCGCGTTCCCGCTGCCCATGACCGTCATCTGCGAACTCTTCGGGGTGCCCGACCTGGACCGGGCGAGCTTCCGGGTCTGGTCCAACGAGCTGATCGGGCCGACCGGCGGCGACCAGGAGAGCGCCGCGGCCCGGTCGATGAGCGCCTACCTGGTCTCGCTCATCGAGGCCAAGCGGGAGCAGCCGGGCGACGACCTGCTGAGTGCGCTGATCCGGGCCCGCGACGAGGACGGTGACCAGCTGTCTGCCCAGGAACTCGTCGGCATGGCCTTCCTGCTGCTCGTCGCGGGCCATGAGACCACCGTCAACCTGATCTCCAACGGCATACGCGCGCTGCTCGCGCACCCGGAGCAACTGGCCGCGCTGCGCGCCGACATGAGTCTGCTGGACGGTGCGGTCGAGGAGATGCTGCGTTACGACGGCCCGGTGGAGACCGCCACCTACCGGCATGCGGCGGAGCCCCTGCGGATCGGCTCCGCCGACATCGCGGCGGGTGAGCCCGTCCTGGTCTCGCTCGGCTCGGCCGACCGCGACCCGGCCCGCTTCCCGGACGCCGGCCGGTTCGACATCCGGCGCGCTCCGCAGGGGCACCTCGCCTTCGGGCACGGCATCCACTTCTGCCTCGGCGCGCCGCTCGCCAGGATGGAGGGCCGGATCGCCGTCCGTACGCTGCTGGAGCGCTGCCCCGGGCTGGCACTCGACATGGACGGCGGCGCGTACACATGGATTCCGGGACTTCTGATGCACGGGGTGCGGAAGCTGCCGGTGCGCTGGTGA
- a CDS encoding response regulator transcription factor, with translation MACVTIRLLVVDDDPLVRAGLALMLGGAEDIEIVGEAADGSEVPELVAAVHPDVVLMDIRMPGVDGLTATERLRSGAGAPEVVLLTTFHADEQVLRALRAGAAGFVLKDTPPADIVAAVRRVAAGDPVLSPAVTRQLMTHVAGGAADDRAVRARRRLGQLSDREREVALAVGRGESNATIAAALYLSVPTVKTQVSRVLARLGLNNRVQIALLVHDAGFLDGDGDVR, from the coding sequence CTGGCCTGCGTGACCATCAGGCTCCTCGTCGTCGACGACGACCCCCTCGTTCGTGCCGGGCTCGCCCTGATGCTCGGCGGCGCCGAGGACATCGAGATCGTCGGCGAGGCGGCGGACGGCTCGGAGGTGCCCGAGCTGGTGGCCGCCGTCCACCCCGATGTGGTCCTGATGGACATCCGGATGCCGGGCGTGGACGGGCTGACGGCCACCGAACGGCTGCGGAGCGGTGCCGGTGCGCCCGAGGTCGTACTGCTCACCACCTTCCACGCCGACGAGCAGGTGCTGCGGGCGCTGCGTGCCGGGGCAGCCGGGTTCGTACTGAAGGACACCCCGCCCGCCGACATCGTCGCCGCGGTCCGCCGGGTGGCGGCCGGTGATCCGGTGCTCTCGCCCGCGGTCACCCGGCAGCTGATGACCCATGTGGCGGGCGGCGCGGCCGACGACCGCGCGGTGCGGGCCCGCCGCCGGCTGGGCCAACTCTCCGACCGTGAGCGGGAGGTGGCGCTCGCCGTCGGGCGCGGTGAGTCCAACGCGACGATCGCGGCGGCCCTGTATCTGAGCGTGCCCACGGTCAAGACCCAGGTGTCGCGGGTGCTGGCGCGGCTCGGCCTCAACAACCGTGTCCAAATCGCGCTGCTGGTCCATGACGCGGGCTTCCTCGACGGGGACGGCGACGTACGCTGA
- a CDS encoding histidine kinase, which translates to MTRSEYPWLLPSALAEAEPAADRVRPRRTLRDWIVDVTAFLAALGIGLLALDAIKNQAGYSDMESLADQVTGAVSCCALWVRRRWPAGLAAVLVVVSAFAPLTAGAVLVALFSLAVHRPFRPVLVLGAAAVAAGGVQAALRPDPTMSWIASTLYGTVLVLLVMIWGMFVRSRRQLVVVLRERAHRAEAEADLRAEQAQRLAREAIAREMHDVLAHRLTLLSVHAGALEFRPDAPAPEVARAAGVIRDSAHEALQDLREIIGVLRTPGEGEENRPQPTLVTLEALAAESRQAGMSVTLHNKVADPATVPASTGRTAYRIAQEGLTNARKHAPGAEVTVTVAGSPGAGLTVEVRNPPPPGDVPKVPGSGQGLIGLTERATLAGGRLDHGATSGGGFRLAAWLPWPA; encoded by the coding sequence ATGACGCGTTCGGAGTACCCCTGGCTGCTGCCCTCGGCCCTCGCAGAGGCTGAGCCTGCCGCGGACCGGGTGCGGCCGCGCCGGACCCTGCGCGACTGGATCGTGGACGTCACGGCCTTCCTGGCCGCGCTGGGCATCGGCCTGCTGGCCCTGGACGCCATCAAGAACCAGGCGGGCTACTCCGACATGGAGAGCCTCGCCGACCAGGTGACGGGCGCTGTCTCCTGCTGTGCGCTGTGGGTGCGCAGGCGCTGGCCCGCGGGGCTCGCCGCGGTGCTCGTGGTGGTGAGCGCCTTCGCGCCGCTCACCGCCGGTGCCGTGCTGGTGGCGCTGTTCAGCCTGGCCGTGCACCGACCGTTCCGGCCGGTCCTCGTCCTGGGGGCGGCGGCGGTCGCGGCCGGGGGAGTGCAGGCCGCGCTGCGACCCGACCCGACCATGTCCTGGATCGCCTCGACGCTCTACGGCACGGTGCTGGTCCTGCTCGTGATGATCTGGGGCATGTTCGTGCGCTCCCGGCGCCAGCTCGTCGTGGTGCTGCGGGAACGCGCCCACCGTGCCGAGGCGGAGGCCGACCTCCGCGCCGAACAGGCTCAGCGACTGGCCCGCGAGGCCATCGCCCGGGAGATGCACGACGTACTGGCGCACCGGCTGACCCTGCTCAGCGTGCACGCCGGGGCCCTGGAATTCCGGCCCGACGCACCCGCGCCCGAGGTCGCCCGCGCCGCCGGGGTCATCCGGGACAGCGCCCACGAGGCCCTCCAGGACCTGCGCGAGATCATCGGGGTGCTCCGGACCCCCGGTGAGGGCGAGGAGAACCGGCCGCAGCCCACCCTGGTCACGCTCGAAGCCCTGGCCGCCGAGTCCCGGCAGGCCGGGATGTCGGTCACCCTGCACAACAAGGTCGCGGACCCGGCCACCGTCCCCGCCTCCACCGGCCGCACCGCCTACCGGATCGCCCAGGAAGGGCTCACCAACGCCCGGAAGCACGCCCCCGGGGCCGAGGTCACCGTCACGGTCGCGGGCAGCCCCGGGGCCGGGCTGACCGTCGAGGTACGGAATCCGCCGCCGCCCGGGGACGTGCCGAAGGTGCCGGGATCGGGCCAGGGGCTGATCGGCCTCACCGAGCGCGCCACCCTCGCGGGCGGCCGTCTGGACCACGGCGCGACGAGCGGCGGCGGTTTCCGGCTCGCCGCCTGGCTACCCTGGCCTGCGTGA
- a CDS encoding AIM24 family protein: MTLQQEIVGNAMQMAVVSLQPGQTVYCEAGKFLFKTSNVSMETRLSGPGGGGQQGQGGQQGQPGGMGGILRQAMGTAMQVGQRALAGESLAFQYFAATGGEGTVGFAGVLPGEMRALELNGNRAWFAEKDAFVAAESTVDFGIAWQGGRTGRSGGEGFILEKFTGRGTVIICGAGNFIDLNPADFGGRIEVDTGCIVAFEEGIEYGVQRIGGLNRQGMMNAVFGGEGLSLATLEGNGRVILQSLTIEGLANALKKAQGGDKQGPTGGLFSTNAG; the protein is encoded by the coding sequence GTGACCCTCCAGCAAGAGATCGTCGGCAACGCCATGCAGATGGCCGTCGTCAGCCTTCAGCCCGGCCAGACCGTCTACTGCGAGGCCGGGAAGTTCCTCTTCAAGACCTCGAACGTCAGCATGGAGACGCGTCTCTCCGGACCCGGTGGTGGCGGCCAGCAGGGGCAGGGCGGTCAGCAGGGGCAGCCCGGCGGCATGGGCGGGATCCTGAGGCAGGCGATGGGCACCGCGATGCAGGTCGGCCAGCGCGCCCTGGCGGGCGAATCGCTCGCCTTCCAGTACTTCGCGGCCACCGGCGGCGAGGGCACGGTCGGTTTCGCCGGCGTGCTCCCGGGCGAGATGCGCGCCCTGGAGCTGAACGGCAACCGGGCGTGGTTCGCCGAGAAGGACGCGTTCGTGGCGGCGGAGTCCACGGTCGACTTCGGAATCGCCTGGCAGGGCGGCCGCACGGGCCGCAGCGGCGGTGAGGGCTTCATCCTGGAGAAGTTCACCGGCCGTGGCACCGTGATCATCTGTGGCGCGGGCAACTTCATCGACCTCAACCCGGCCGACTTCGGCGGCCGTATCGAGGTCGACACCGGCTGCATCGTCGCCTTCGAGGAGGGCATCGAGTACGGCGTCCAGCGGATCGGCGGTCTCAACCGCCAGGGCATGATGAACGCGGTCTTCGGCGGCGAGGGCCTTTCCCTGGCCACGCTGGAGGGCAACGGTCGTGTCATCCTCCAGTCGCTCACCATCGAAGGTCTGGCGAATGCCCTGAAGAAGGCCCAGGGCGGCGACAAGCAGGGCCCCACGGGCGGACTCTTCTCCACGAACGCGGGATAG
- the allB gene encoding allantoinase AllB: MSTTELVLRSTRVITPQGTRAASVAVAEGKIAAVLPYDAEVPEGARLTDFGDDVLLPGLVDTHVHVNDPGRTEWEGFWTATRAAAAGGITTLLDMPLNSLPPTTTADNLRTKQDVARSKAHIDVGFWGGAIPSNVKDLRPLYDAGVFGFKCFLSPSGVEEFPELDQEELARSMAEIAGFGGLLIVHAEDPHQLADAPQRSGPQYADFLASRPRAAENAAIEGLIALARRLDARIHVLHLSSSDALPLIAAAKREGVRVTVESCPHFLTLTAEEVPDGATEFKCCPPIREAANQDALWQGLADGTIDCIVSDHSPCTTDLKTPDFADAWGGISSLQLGLPAIWTAARERGHSLDDVVRWMSSAPAELAGLSAKGAIEAGRDADFAVLAPDDTFTVDPAELYHRNQVTAYAGKTLYGVVRSTWLRGERIAENGVLGEPVGRLLERDA; the protein is encoded by the coding sequence GTGTCCACCACCGAACTGGTACTGCGCTCGACGCGAGTCATCACCCCCCAGGGGACGCGCGCCGCATCGGTCGCCGTCGCCGAGGGGAAGATCGCAGCAGTGCTGCCCTACGACGCGGAGGTGCCGGAGGGCGCCCGGCTGACGGACTTCGGGGACGACGTGCTGCTCCCCGGCCTCGTCGACACCCATGTCCATGTGAACGACCCCGGCCGCACCGAGTGGGAAGGGTTCTGGACCGCGACCAGGGCCGCCGCGGCGGGCGGGATCACCACGCTGCTCGACATGCCGCTCAACTCGCTGCCGCCGACCACGACCGCCGACAACCTGCGGACCAAGCAGGACGTGGCCCGCAGCAAGGCGCACATCGACGTCGGCTTCTGGGGCGGTGCGATCCCGTCCAACGTCAAGGACCTGCGCCCGCTGTACGACGCCGGGGTGTTCGGCTTCAAGTGCTTCCTGTCGCCCTCGGGGGTCGAGGAGTTCCCCGAGCTGGACCAGGAGGAGCTCGCCCGGTCCATGGCCGAGATCGCCGGCTTCGGCGGGCTGCTGATCGTCCACGCCGAGGACCCGCACCAGCTGGCCGACGCCCCGCAGCGCAGCGGCCCGCAGTACGCCGACTTCCTGGCCTCCCGCCCGCGCGCCGCCGAGAACGCGGCGATCGAGGGCCTCATCGCGCTCGCCCGGCGGCTGGACGCGCGGATCCACGTCCTGCACCTCTCGTCCAGCGACGCGCTGCCGCTGATCGCCGCCGCCAAGCGCGAGGGTGTCCGGGTCACCGTCGAGTCCTGCCCGCACTTCCTCACCCTGACGGCCGAGGAAGTCCCGGACGGGGCAACGGAGTTCAAGTGCTGCCCGCCGATCCGCGAGGCCGCCAACCAGGACGCGCTGTGGCAGGGGCTGGCCGACGGGACGATCGACTGCATCGTCTCCGACCACTCGCCCTGCACCACCGACCTCAAGACCCCCGACTTCGCCGATGCCTGGGGCGGTATCTCCTCCCTGCAGCTGGGGCTCCCGGCGATCTGGACGGCGGCGCGCGAGCGGGGCCACAGCCTCGACGACGTGGTCCGCTGGATGTCCTCGGCGCCTGCCGAGCTCGCCGGGCTGTCCGCCAAGGGCGCGATCGAGGCCGGCCGGGACGCCGACTTCGCGGTGCTCGCGCCCGACGACACGTTCACCGTCGACCCGGCCGAGCTGTACCACCGGAACCAGGTGACGGCGTACGCCGGGAAGACCCTGTACGGCGTCGTGCGCTCCACCTGGCTGCGGGGTGAGCGGATCGCGGAGAACGGCGTACTGGGCGAGCCGGTCGGCCGGCTGCTCGAACGCGACGCCTGA